Proteins from a single region of Engystomops pustulosus chromosome 5, aEngPut4.maternal, whole genome shotgun sequence:
- the PIP4P2 gene encoding type 2 phosphatidylinositol 4,5-bisphosphate 4-phosphatase translates to MAADGIDERSPLISPHSGNVTPTAPPYSQESNLRAELPPPYTAIVSPDASGVPVINCRVCQSIINLDGKLHQHVVKCTVCNEATPIKTPPLGKKYVRCPCNCLLICKDTSRRIGCPRPNCRRIINLGPVMLIPEEQPAQPALPVQPEGTRVVCGHCGNTFLWMELRFNTLAKCPHCKKISSVGSALPRRRCCAYITMGMICIFIGVGLTVGTQDFARRFHATYVSWAFAYLLGLVCLVRACYWGAIKVSYPEHSFA, encoded by the exons aTGGCTGCTGATGGTATTGATGAACGCTCTCCCCTGATCTCTCCACATTCTGGCAATGTCACCCCTACAGCTCCTCCATACAGCCAGGAAAGCAACCTGCGGG CTGAATTGCCACCTCCGTACACCGCGATAGTCAGCCCCGATGCCAGTGGTGTTCCCGTAATAAACTGCCGCGTGTGCCAGTCCATCATTAATCTGGATGGGAAGCTTCATCAGCACGTAGTGAAGTGCACTGTCTGCAACGAGGCTACG CCAATCAAAACCCCTCCCTTAGGCAAGAAATATGTCAGATGTCCTTGTAATTGTCTCCTCATCTGCAAGGATACCTCACGGAGAATAGGATGCCCACGGCCTAACTG CAGACGTATTATTAATCTGGGTCCAGTGATGTTGATCCCTGAagaacagcctgcccagcccgctCTACCAGTTCAGCCAGAAGGTACCAGAGTGGTTTGTGGTCACTGTGGCAATACCTTTCTG TGGATGGAGCTGAGGTTCAACACTTTGGCAAAGTGCCCACACTGCAAGAAAAT ATCATCAGTAGGAAGTGCATTACCGCGCAGGCGCTGCTGCGCTTACATCACTATGGGAATGATCTGCATTTTTATAGGAGTCGGCCTAACA GTTGGCACACAAGATTTCGCCAGACGCTTCCATGCAACATACGTCTCCTGGGCGTTTGCTTACCTCTTAGGCCTAGTTTGTCTCGTTCGGGCTTGCTACTGGGGAGCCATAAAAGTTAGCTATCCGGAACACAGCTTTGCATAA